One genomic window of Acomys russatus chromosome 29, mAcoRus1.1, whole genome shotgun sequence includes the following:
- the Szrd1 gene encoding SUZ domain-containing protein 1 isoform X3 — MEDEEVAESWEEAADSGEIDRRLEKKLKITQKESRKSKSPPKVPIVIQDDSLPTGPPPQIRILKRPTSNGVVSSPNSTSRPALPVKSLAQREAEYAEARRRILGSASPEEEQEKPILDRPTRISQPEDSRQPSNVIRQPLGPDGSQGFKQRR, encoded by the exons ATGGAAGATGAGGAGGTCGCTGAGAGCTGGGAGGAGGCGGCAGACAGCGGG gaAATAGACAGACGGTtggaaaaaaaactgaagatCACACAAAAGGAGAG CAGGAAATCCAAATCTCCTCCCAAAGTGCCCATTGTGATTCAAGACGATAGCCTCCCCACGGGCCCCCCTCCACAGATCCGCATCCTCAAGAGGCCCACCAGCAACGGTGTGGTCAGCAGCCCCAACTCCACCAGCAGGCCAGCCCTTCCTGTCAAGTCCCTAGCACAGCGGGAGGCAGAGTACGCAGAGGCCCGGAGGCGGATCCTGGGCAGTGCCAGCcctgaggaggagcaggagaagccCATCCTCGACAG GCCAACCAGGATCTCCCAGCCCGAAGACAGCAGGCAGCCCAGTAATGTGATCAGACAGCCTTTGGGTCCTGACGGGTCACAAGGCTTCAAACAGCGCAGATAA
- the Szrd1 gene encoding SUZ domain-containing protein 1 isoform X2 produces MRQRGEKEGEGHEDCPDGAEAAQAGPMWQEIDRRLEKKLKITQKERKSKSPPKVPIVIQDDSLPTGPPPQIRILKRPTSNGVVSSPNSTSRPALPVKSLAQREAEYAEARRRILGSASPEEEQEKPILDRPTRISQPEDSRQPSNVIRQPLGPDGSQGFKQRR; encoded by the exons atgaggcagagaggagagaaggaaggagagggccaTGAGGACTgccctgatggagcagaagcagcccaggcggGACCAATGTGGCAA gaAATAGACAGACGGTtggaaaaaaaactgaagatCACACAAAAGGAGAG GAAATCCAAATCTCCTCCCAAAGTGCCCATTGTGATTCAAGACGATAGCCTCCCCACGGGCCCCCCTCCACAGATCCGCATCCTCAAGAGGCCCACCAGCAACGGTGTGGTCAGCAGCCCCAACTCCACCAGCAGGCCAGCCCTTCCTGTCAAGTCCCTAGCACAGCGGGAGGCAGAGTACGCAGAGGCCCGGAGGCGGATCCTGGGCAGTGCCAGCcctgaggaggagcaggagaagccCATCCTCGACAG GCCAACCAGGATCTCCCAGCCCGAAGACAGCAGGCAGCCCAGTAATGTGATCAGACAGCCTTTGGGTCCTGACGGGTCACAAGGCTTCAAACAGCGCAGATAA
- the Szrd1 gene encoding SUZ domain-containing protein 1 isoform X1 — translation MRQRGEKEGEGHEDCPDGAEAAQAGPMWQEIDRRLEKKLKITQKESRKSKSPPKVPIVIQDDSLPTGPPPQIRILKRPTSNGVVSSPNSTSRPALPVKSLAQREAEYAEARRRILGSASPEEEQEKPILDRPTRISQPEDSRQPSNVIRQPLGPDGSQGFKQRR, via the exons atgaggcagagaggagagaaggaaggagagggccaTGAGGACTgccctgatggagcagaagcagcccaggcggGACCAATGTGGCAA gaAATAGACAGACGGTtggaaaaaaaactgaagatCACACAAAAGGAGAG CAGGAAATCCAAATCTCCTCCCAAAGTGCCCATTGTGATTCAAGACGATAGCCTCCCCACGGGCCCCCCTCCACAGATCCGCATCCTCAAGAGGCCCACCAGCAACGGTGTGGTCAGCAGCCCCAACTCCACCAGCAGGCCAGCCCTTCCTGTCAAGTCCCTAGCACAGCGGGAGGCAGAGTACGCAGAGGCCCGGAGGCGGATCCTGGGCAGTGCCAGCcctgaggaggagcaggagaagccCATCCTCGACAG GCCAACCAGGATCTCCCAGCCCGAAGACAGCAGGCAGCCCAGTAATGTGATCAGACAGCCTTTGGGTCCTGACGGGTCACAAGGCTTCAAACAGCGCAGATAA
- the Spata21 gene encoding spermatogenesis-associated protein 21 encodes MRGRPLPSCHLHQDLEHTKTEVRLWKPRQPARSLPPPEVRDVERKELSQGQKQRQQALAAAGTQGSGSHRRGFMKCLLEAEEQEETTHRRTLKTRSLTSRRSPRTLTSVSTSGPINSSVPTLPLTLHESSTSAPATVPPWVRQPAHGQAPATMGSPGSVLSAPTQDLSWRWPEFLPQSNERSLNYAKPRQEPEEHGLLKLYQSWEERTEEHLTLKQEEAFRSYFDIFNGPGEVDARSLKNILLLIGFNLTPSQVEEALMSADVNGDGHVDFKDFLAVMTDTKRFFCSMEQNVLMDMSPPNPYTLFFEILSLLVEMLALPEAALEEITNYYQKKLKEGSSKAREMESSIGGLQSTKKLSYNTQQVNNLEVPERRILRILNRLKQQNYAANLQSPYAQVPCIPLCPRLDKKTVRRKQGSHNHSVLDQCVPTSLGPDFHGLLFQSGQQGSREHSSDGRKWLSSVPARTH; translated from the exons ATGAGAGGAAGGCCCCTCCCCTCGTGCCATCTGCACCAGGATCTCGAACACACAAAGACAG aggtgaggctgtggaaaccAAGGCAACCCGCAaggtctcttcctcctcca gaGGTGAGAGATGTGGAGAGGAAGGAACTGAGCCAAGGGCAGAAGCAACGACAGCAGGCTCTCGCAGCTGCAGGCACCCAGGGCTCTGGGAGCCACCGACGGGGCTTCATGAAGTgtctcctggaggcagaggagcaggaggaaaccACCCACCGGAGGACTTTGAAGACCCGGTCCCTGACAAGCCGGAGGTCCCCCAGGACCTTGACTTCTGTATCTACCTCAGGCCCCATCAACAGCTCAGTTCCAACCTTACCTCTCACCCTGCATGAGTCCTCCACCTCAGCTCCAGCTACTGTCCCACCGTGGGTCAGACAACCAGCCCATGGGCAAGCCCCAGCCACTATGGGGTCCCCTGGCTCAGTCCTGTCAGCTCCCACCCAAGACCTGAGCTGGAGATGGCCAGAGTTCTTGCCCCAGAGCAATGAGAGAAGCCTGAACTACGCCAAGCCACG GCAGGAACCGGAAGAGCATGGCCTCTTGAAACTGTATCAAAGCTGGGAGGAGCGGACTGAAGAGCACCTCACCCTGAAGCAGGAGGAAG CCTTCCGCAGCTACTTCGATATCTTCAATGGTCCTGGCGAGGTGGATGCACGGAGCCTCAAGAACATCTTGCTCCTAATTGGCTTCAACCTTACCCCATCCCAGGTGGAAGAAGCCCTGATGAGTGCCGACGTGAATG GAGATGGTCATGTGGATTTCAAAGACTTTTTGGCTGTGATGACTGATACCAAGCGCTTCTTTTGCTCCATGG AACAGAATGTCTTGATGGATATGTCGCCCCCAAACCCCTACACACTGTTCTTTGAGATCCTCTCTCTGCTGGTGGAGATGCTGGCCCTGCCGGAGGCGGCCCTAGAGGAGATCACAAA CTACTACCAAAAGAAGCTGAAGGAAGGTTCCTCTAAGGCCCGAGAAATGGAATCGTCTATAGGCGGGCTGCAATCAACCAAGAAGCTTTCTTACAACACGCAGCAAGTAAACAACTTAGAAGTCCCAGAACGGAGGATCCTCAGGATCCTGAACCGGCTGAAACAGCAGAACTATG CTGCCAATCTGCAGAGCCCCTATGCCCAGGTGCCCTGCATCCCACTCTGCCCAAGGCTGGACAAGAAGACAGTCCGTCGAAAGCAGGGTAGCCATAACCATTCTGTGCTGGATCAGTGTGTTCCCACAAGCCTGGGCCCTGACTTCCATGGCCTCCTCTTCCAATCAGGACAGCAAGGAAGCAG GGAACACAGCTCTGACGGCAGAAAGTGGCTTAGCTCTGTGCCAGCCCGAACCCACTGA
- the Szrd1 gene encoding SUZ domain-containing protein 1 isoform X4, translating to MEDEEVAESWEEAADSGEIDRRLEKKLKITQKERKSKSPPKVPIVIQDDSLPTGPPPQIRILKRPTSNGVVSSPNSTSRPALPVKSLAQREAEYAEARRRILGSASPEEEQEKPILDRPTRISQPEDSRQPSNVIRQPLGPDGSQGFKQRR from the exons ATGGAAGATGAGGAGGTCGCTGAGAGCTGGGAGGAGGCGGCAGACAGCGGG gaAATAGACAGACGGTtggaaaaaaaactgaagatCACACAAAAGGAGAG GAAATCCAAATCTCCTCCCAAAGTGCCCATTGTGATTCAAGACGATAGCCTCCCCACGGGCCCCCCTCCACAGATCCGCATCCTCAAGAGGCCCACCAGCAACGGTGTGGTCAGCAGCCCCAACTCCACCAGCAGGCCAGCCCTTCCTGTCAAGTCCCTAGCACAGCGGGAGGCAGAGTACGCAGAGGCCCGGAGGCGGATCCTGGGCAGTGCCAGCcctgaggaggagcaggagaagccCATCCTCGACAG GCCAACCAGGATCTCCCAGCCCGAAGACAGCAGGCAGCCCAGTAATGTGATCAGACAGCCTTTGGGTCCTGACGGGTCACAAGGCTTCAAACAGCGCAGATAA